A stretch of the Candidatus Jettenia sp. AMX2 genome encodes the following:
- the uvrA gene encoding excinuclease ABC subunit UvrA, producing MKKSIVARGIRVHNLKNITVEIPHKKFVVITGVSGSGKSSLAFDTLFAEGQRRYIESFSAYARQFLDKMDKPDVDHIEGIPPAIAIQQKNPVKNRRSTVGTATEINDYLRLLFARIGKTCCSNCKRHVQIDTVPFIVETILSLPEGTRFLVTFPLTISQNVPCQTQVNLLKERGLIRLLVDNTIIDITAETRDYDIRSAKMVYGIIDRLVVRDVIKERLVDAIETAYRMGAGHLSIIYNIPTASAPCRLQGSSIEIQGSKWIELKYSKQFFCSYCNIEYPEPVPALFSFNNPVGACPVCQGFGNTIAINLDTVIPDKEKTLNQGAIAPWNTPAYSIMFESMKKAASAYNIPLNLPFQKLSNEQVKLILEGTKDFCGIYEFFRKLEQQKYKMHIRVFLSKYRGYTLCQHCKGTRLKKQALNVLIKNKNIQDICTMTVDKAHQFFGELQLTDYESGVAHLLLQEIKKRLAYMIKVGLEYLTLDRMTRTLSGGEAQRVNLTASLGSSLVNTLYILDEPSVGLHPKDTDRLIHILKQLQNIGNTIVVVEHEKEVIRKADKIIDIGPGAGENGGTIVYQGSFDKLPANNSSLTGQYLKGNKDIKIPKIRRKFSKRAAIVLRGASQNNLKGIDVVFPLHMLVCITGVSGSGKSTLVQDTLYGAIKKKKMQRCTGFDGKYESIEGTQLISDVILVDQTPIGRTPRSNPVTYLKIFDEIRKLFASTRDARLRKLDIGSFSFNVAGGRCEHCEGAGYITVDMQFLADIDITCDKCGGKRFSKRVLDVKYKNKNIHEVLEMTVDEAIIFFYDSPRITKGLRFLEDTGLSYLKLGQPATTLSGGEAQRLKISAHMAQEEADSMLFIFDEPTTGLHMDDIQKLLASFQKLIGAGHSLIVVEHNLDIIKSADYIIDMGPEGGNAGGYIVACGTPEQIAQAETSYTGNYLKPYFP from the coding sequence ATGAAAAAATCAATTGTAGCCCGTGGTATACGGGTACATAATTTAAAAAATATCACGGTTGAAATCCCTCACAAGAAATTTGTAGTAATTACAGGAGTGAGTGGTTCGGGTAAGTCAAGCCTGGCATTTGATACCCTCTTTGCGGAAGGGCAAAGGCGATATATTGAATCTTTTTCTGCCTATGCACGCCAGTTTCTTGATAAAATGGATAAACCGGATGTGGACCACATTGAGGGAATCCCTCCCGCAATAGCCATCCAGCAAAAAAATCCGGTAAAAAACCGGCGTTCTACCGTCGGGACAGCCACAGAAATTAATGATTATCTGAGATTGCTATTTGCACGAATTGGCAAGACCTGTTGCAGTAATTGTAAACGCCATGTACAAATAGATACTGTGCCCTTTATAGTTGAAACCATCCTCTCATTGCCCGAAGGAACCAGATTCCTTGTAACATTTCCTCTTACCATAAGCCAGAATGTTCCGTGTCAGACGCAGGTCAACCTTCTTAAAGAGCGTGGATTGATAAGGCTACTGGTTGATAATACTATCATCGATATTACTGCGGAGACAAGAGACTACGATATCCGTTCAGCAAAGATGGTTTATGGGATTATTGACCGTTTAGTTGTTAGAGATGTTATTAAAGAGCGGCTTGTAGATGCCATTGAAACTGCATATCGCATGGGCGCCGGCCATTTAAGTATTATCTACAACATCCCAACCGCTTCTGCACCCTGCAGATTGCAGGGATCTTCCATCGAGATCCAAGGTTCCAAATGGATCGAATTAAAATACAGCAAACAGTTTTTTTGCAGCTATTGTAATATTGAATATCCGGAACCTGTCCCGGCTTTATTCTCATTTAATAATCCGGTCGGAGCTTGTCCTGTGTGCCAGGGTTTTGGAAATACCATTGCAATTAATCTGGATACTGTTATTCCGGATAAAGAAAAAACCCTGAATCAGGGGGCTATTGCACCGTGGAATACACCTGCCTACAGCATAATGTTTGAATCAATGAAAAAGGCAGCTTCCGCATATAACATCCCTTTAAATCTCCCTTTCCAAAAACTGTCAAATGAGCAAGTGAAATTAATTTTAGAGGGGACAAAGGATTTCTGCGGTATCTATGAATTCTTCCGGAAGCTGGAGCAACAAAAATATAAGATGCATATTCGTGTATTCCTAAGTAAATACAGAGGATATACCTTGTGCCAGCATTGTAAGGGAACCCGTCTTAAGAAACAGGCACTAAATGTCCTGATTAAAAACAAAAACATTCAGGATATTTGCACCATGACTGTCGATAAAGCCCATCAGTTTTTTGGAGAACTTCAGCTTACTGATTACGAAAGCGGTGTTGCCCATTTGCTCTTGCAGGAGATTAAAAAAAGGCTTGCTTATATGATTAAAGTAGGGCTGGAATACCTTACGCTCGATCGTATGACGCGTACACTTTCGGGTGGAGAAGCACAGAGAGTCAACCTAACGGCCTCACTTGGCTCTTCATTGGTAAATACCCTCTATATCCTGGATGAACCAAGTGTTGGGCTCCATCCAAAGGATACTGACAGGTTAATACACATCCTGAAGCAGTTACAGAATATCGGGAATACCATTGTTGTTGTGGAACATGAAAAGGAGGTCATCAGGAAAGCAGACAAAATTATTGATATCGGACCAGGCGCAGGGGAAAACGGAGGTACCATTGTTTATCAGGGATCATTTGACAAATTACCTGCCAATAATTCTTCGCTTACCGGACAATATTTAAAAGGGAATAAAGATATTAAAATACCCAAAATCCGGAGAAAGTTTTCTAAAAGGGCAGCAATTGTACTGCGCGGTGCTTCGCAAAATAATCTTAAAGGAATAGATGTTGTTTTTCCTCTTCATATGCTTGTATGCATAACGGGTGTTTCAGGATCCGGGAAAAGCACCCTTGTGCAGGATACCCTCTATGGAGCAATAAAAAAGAAGAAAATGCAAAGATGCACAGGATTTGATGGAAAATATGAAAGCATAGAAGGTACACAATTGATTAGCGATGTTATTCTTGTAGATCAGACTCCTATAGGGCGAACACCCCGGTCAAATCCCGTTACCTACCTAAAGATATTTGATGAAATCAGAAAGCTTTTTGCATCAACCAGAGACGCCAGGCTACGGAAACTCGACATCGGTTCCTTCTCTTTCAACGTAGCAGGCGGAAGATGCGAGCATTGTGAAGGAGCAGGCTACATTACCGTTGATATGCAATTTCTCGCAGATATTGATATTACTTGCGATAAATGCGGTGGGAAGCGATTCAGCAAAAGAGTACTTGATGTAAAATATAAGAATAAAAATATTCATGAAGTATTGGAAATGACTGTAGACGAGGCTATCATCTTCTTTTACGACTCCCCGCGAATTACCAAAGGATTGCGGTTTCTTGAAGACACAGGATTAAGCTACCTGAAGTTAGGCCAGCCTGCCACAACCTTGTCTGGCGGTGAGGCACAACGGTTGAAGATTTCCGCCCATATGGCGCAGGAAGAGGCGGACTCAATGCTCTTTATCTTTGATGAGCCTACTACAGGATTACATATGGATGATATTCAAAAATTGCTCGCTTCCTTTCAGAAATTGATTGGAGCAGGCCACTCTTTAATTGTTGTAGAACATAATCTTGATATAATTAAGTCAGCAGATTATATTATAGATATGGGACCCGAAGGAGGAAATGCAGGCGGATATATCGTTGCATGCGGCACACCGGAACAGATAGCTCAAGCAGAAACAAGCTATACAGGCAATTACCTGAAACCATACTTCCCGTAA
- a CDS encoding lysylphosphatidylglycerol synthase transmembrane domain-containing protein, with amino-acid sequence MKLNKKNIVFLFSILVSIVCLWLFVRNIEWSLLGNALKNANYWPIIPTIILNILFYVIRAFRWQGLLSHIKTISITNLISITCIGFLANNILPARVGEVLRPFLLCKKENIRFSTSFATVVVERIFDMLGLILFTAVIIALLPSPSTNPHDIHMQFSPNELNTMKEPVIYSLKKWTGLSAAIGFFTMVSLFLVILKPNFFKKILSKLCFFLTEKPKARIFGFYDSFIYGLKILENWSQTLWIFLLSLIICIMGGGETYLLSFSFNIQLSFVAACLISICLALAIALPQAPGYIGVFHIAVLKSLEIFGIESAAAQSYAIILWAVNILPPVIMGFLFLWREGIPFREVVRLEEEIAEGKLEELEGIRKAAPDV; translated from the coding sequence GTGAAATTAAACAAAAAAAATATAGTTTTCCTGTTCAGTATTCTTGTCAGCATTGTTTGTTTATGGTTATTTGTCCGGAACATCGAATGGTCATTGTTGGGAAATGCCTTAAAAAACGCAAATTACTGGCCAATTATACCAACAATTATTCTCAATATACTCTTTTATGTTATCAGGGCATTCCGATGGCAAGGATTATTATCCCATATTAAAACCATCTCAATAACGAACCTGATATCCATTACTTGTATAGGATTTCTGGCAAATAATATCCTTCCTGCCCGTGTAGGCGAGGTTTTAAGACCATTCTTATTATGCAAAAAAGAGAATATAAGATTTTCAACCTCATTTGCAACGGTAGTCGTGGAAAGGATATTTGATATGCTGGGACTTATTCTATTTACCGCCGTCATCATAGCCTTACTGCCTTCACCTTCCACGAATCCGCATGATATTCACATGCAATTTTCTCCAAATGAATTGAACACGATGAAAGAGCCTGTCATATATTCTTTGAAGAAATGGACCGGACTATCGGCTGCAATAGGTTTTTTTACTATGGTTTCTCTCTTTTTAGTTATTCTTAAGCCAAATTTCTTTAAAAAGATCTTGTCTAAATTATGTTTTTTCTTAACAGAAAAACCGAAAGCCCGCATTTTTGGATTTTATGATTCTTTTATTTATGGTTTAAAAATTCTGGAAAACTGGTCTCAAACTCTATGGATATTTCTGCTTTCTCTTATCATTTGTATTATGGGTGGAGGAGAGACATACCTTCTCAGCTTCTCTTTCAATATCCAGCTCTCGTTTGTAGCTGCCTGCCTTATTAGCATATGTCTGGCATTGGCAATTGCCCTGCCGCAGGCACCGGGATATATAGGAGTCTTCCATATAGCGGTTTTAAAATCGCTGGAGATTTTTGGAATAGAATCTGCTGCTGCCCAAAGTTATGCTATTATCTTGTGGGCTGTTAATATATTACCTCCTGTAATTATGGGTTTTCTTTTTCTGTGGAGGGAAGGTATTCCGTTCCGTGAAGTTGTCAGACTGGAAGAAGAGATCGCTGAAGGGAAATTGGAAGAGTTAGAGGGCATTCGCAAAGCCGCACCCGATGTATAG
- a CDS encoding rhomboid family intramembrane serine protease, whose amino-acid sequence MIPIRDRNPSGIFPYITIGIICLNVIVFLFQLSLGRQLDAFLFQFGVIPVRVIHYADFSDVTVLDAYFPFFSYMFLHGGFIHLIGNMWYLWIFGDNIEDMLGRLKFIIFYLVCGIGAAAIHVYFNSRSGIPCIGASGAVAGVLGAYMVSFPRAKVLVVIPLFIVWQIVELPAIVVLGFWFLIQFFSGTAAITSVEGGGIAWWAHIGGFLIGMAIIKIFPKARHAV is encoded by the coding sequence ATGATACCAATACGTGACCGGAATCCTTCAGGTATATTTCCATACATTACTATTGGTATTATTTGTCTGAATGTTATTGTTTTCCTCTTCCAGCTTTCATTAGGCCGGCAGCTGGATGCCTTTCTTTTTCAATTTGGTGTTATTCCCGTCAGGGTAATTCATTATGCTGATTTTTCAGATGTCACTGTTCTGGATGCCTATTTTCCCTTCTTTAGCTATATGTTCCTTCACGGAGGTTTTATTCATTTAATAGGGAACATGTGGTATTTGTGGATTTTTGGGGATAATATCGAAGACATGCTTGGCCGTCTCAAATTCATTATCTTTTATCTTGTTTGCGGGATAGGAGCGGCTGCCATACATGTATATTTTAACAGCCGGTCAGGTATTCCTTGCATTGGTGCTAGTGGGGCAGTCGCCGGGGTATTGGGGGCTTATATGGTCAGTTTTCCAAGGGCAAAGGTGCTGGTCGTTATACCCCTGTTTATTGTCTGGCAAATTGTTGAACTCCCTGCGATTGTTGTGCTGGGTTTTTGGTTTCTTATCCAGTTTTTTAGTGGTACGGCAGCGATAACCTCCGTTGAAGGCGGGGGGATAGCATGGTGGGCGCATATTGGTGGGTTTCTTATAGGCATGGCCATCATAAAGATTTTTCCCAAAGCACGTCATGCTGTTTAA
- a CDS encoding peptidoglycan recognition family protein, whose translation MYSRTKSIICLSFLTTICLYGCTTPSFKPVTPVRPPISDRESFIRNQLDRYAIRDWKYIVIHHSATASGSAAEFDKFHRERKRWENGLGYHFVIGNGNGSADGQIEIGSRWINQIDGAHAGVKEYNQYGIGICLIGNFNESYPTPAQMSSLFALIEYFQKRCRITSRGIITHKHIKGTDCPGKNFPYYDVLAQSDREEFFTTRQIQ comes from the coding sequence ATGTACTCCAGGACAAAGAGTATTATTTGCTTATCCTTTCTTACCACAATTTGTTTGTATGGTTGTACTACCCCATCCTTTAAACCCGTAACACCTGTGAGACCACCTATATCTGACAGAGAGTCATTCATCAGGAATCAATTAGACCGGTATGCTATCCGGGACTGGAAGTATATTGTAATTCATCATAGTGCTACTGCATCCGGTAGCGCTGCAGAGTTTGATAAATTTCATAGGGAAAGAAAGAGATGGGAGAATGGACTGGGATATCATTTTGTTATCGGGAATGGCAACGGTTCTGCTGATGGGCAAATTGAGATAGGAAGCCGGTGGATAAACCAGATAGATGGTGCACACGCTGGCGTTAAGGAATATAATCAGTATGGGATTGGCATATGCCTGATCGGAAATTTCAATGAATCATACCCAACGCCGGCACAAATGTCTTCGCTTTTTGCACTCATTGAATACTTTCAAAAGCGTTGCCGGATTACTTCAAGGGGTATTATTACCCACAAGCACATTAAGGGTACGGATTGTCCCGGAAAAAACTTTCCTTATTATGATGTGCTTGCTCAAAGCGACCGGGAGGAATTTTTTACGACAAGGCAAATTCAGTAA
- a CDS encoding phosphopantothenoylcysteine decarboxylase, giving the protein MNILVTSGSMRGYIDSVRYVSNRSTGRLGAAIATEALINNAFVTFVYGVGSAIPDKSLLDTDCVRRLTLIEIETIDDLLKTLLERLKEIPFDTIIHAMAVLDYVPVKQTQGKISSHNDTLTITFTKTPKIIRTIRALWQHAFLVGFKLEAGLQKEELTEKAYTSLIESGADFIVANDQTGIFGNTHKAYLINSGKKIEFECETKQEISKSLMDMLLKNYKFYKPRKQFGIV; this is encoded by the coding sequence ATGAATATTTTGGTAACCTCTGGTTCAATGAGGGGTTATATCGATTCTGTCAGGTATGTCAGTAATAGATCAACGGGTAGATTGGGTGCTGCCATCGCAACGGAAGCCCTCATAAACAACGCTTTTGTTACATTTGTTTATGGAGTGGGAAGTGCTATTCCTGATAAGAGTCTGTTAGATACCGATTGTGTCAGACGGCTTACCCTGATTGAAATAGAAACGATAGATGACTTATTAAAAACCCTTCTGGAAAGATTAAAGGAGATACCATTTGATACCATTATACATGCTATGGCAGTATTGGATTATGTTCCTGTAAAACAAACCCAGGGTAAAATATCTTCTCACAATGATACTTTAACCATAACGTTTACAAAGACACCGAAGATTATAAGAACAATAAGGGCATTATGGCAGCATGCCTTTTTGGTGGGCTTTAAGCTGGAGGCAGGCTTACAAAAGGAGGAACTTACAGAGAAAGCATATACGTCATTAATTGAAAGCGGCGCAGACTTCATTGTTGCCAATGATCAGACAGGGATTTTCGGAAATACACATAAGGCGTATTTAATAAATTCGGGAAAAAAAATTGAGTTTGAGTGTGAAACAAAGCAGGAAATATCAAAGAGTCTGATGGATATGCTCTTAAAAAATTACAAGTTTTATAAACCACGGAAACAATTTGGCATAGTATAA
- a CDS encoding transposase family protein: protein MLRFMKIYQKPHLLLQFTGMTLEQFTAFSEKLKLLWDKAEEERLTRRNRKHALGQGRRYKLDTMEDKVLFILVFRRFHPTDEVLGDIFGLHPSNACRMRTKIEPLLEKIADPFLFQTSKSGTSSGKKKISTREGILKVCPELAEFVVNPAE, encoded by the coding sequence ATGCTACGTTTTATGAAAATTTATCAAAAACCGCACCTCTTATTACAGTTTACCGGCATGACTCTTGAGCAATTTACTGCGTTTTCTGAAAAACTTAAGCTTCTTTGGGACAAAGCCGAAGAGGAACGCCTGACCAGGCGAAACCGGAAGCATGCACTTGGCCAGGGGAGAAGATATAAACTTGATACAATGGAAGATAAGGTTTTATTTATTCTTGTATTTCGCCGTTTTCACCCTACTGATGAGGTTCTGGGAGATATTTTCGGTCTGCATCCGAGTAATGCTTGCCGTATGAGAACCAAAATAGAACCTTTGTTGGAAAAAATTGCAGACCCTTTCCTGTTTCAAACATCGAAGTCAGGGACTTCTTCCGGAAAGAAGAAAATATCCACACGGGAAGGGATACTTAAGGTTTGTCCTGAACTTGCAGAATTTGTAGTCAATCCTGCAGAATAA
- a CDS encoding nicotinate phosphoribosyltransferase, translating to MKKPNSLFLTDDSLGIVTDLYQLTMAAGYFEQDMHDIATFELFVRNLPENRSYLITAGLEQVLHYLTHISFSSEDIHFLRKLPIFSHISNKFFEYLKNFTFTGTVYAMPEGTIAFPEEPLIRVTAPIIETQIIETYLLSIVNFETSIATKASRIVYAARGLDVIDFGTRRAHGPQAGVLAARSSFIGGCKSTSNVFASRKLGIPAVGTMAHSWVMAFENELDSFFKFHEAFPDNTILLIDTYDTLKGAKHVVNIGRELKGVRIDSGDLVKLSKEVRRILDAEGLQHVKIFASGDLNEYRIDDILRKGAPVDSFGVGTEMVTSKDAPALGGVYKLVEQIHSSKCLPRMKFSKEKSTYPYKKQVHRILDTDNKFVKDIISLENEETEGIPLLIPVMKNGNLCYDLPSISEVQRTALENLAHLPEPFKRFTGAETYPILKSQGLETKKKDAEKILRNLNIYT from the coding sequence ATGAAAAAGCCGAATTCCTTATTTTTAACCGATGATTCACTTGGGATTGTTACAGATCTCTATCAGCTCACCATGGCTGCCGGCTATTTTGAGCAGGACATGCATGATATTGCAACTTTTGAACTCTTTGTCCGTAATTTACCAGAAAACCGCTCCTATTTAATTACGGCAGGACTGGAACAGGTGCTTCACTATCTTACCCATATCTCCTTTTCATCGGAAGATATTCATTTCTTAAGAAAATTACCTATATTCAGCCATATTAGTAACAAATTCTTTGAATATTTAAAGAATTTTACATTTACCGGCACTGTCTATGCCATGCCGGAGGGAACTATCGCTTTTCCGGAGGAACCATTGATCCGCGTTACAGCACCCATCATTGAAACACAAATTATTGAAACATATCTCCTGTCAATAGTTAATTTTGAGACGTCAATAGCGACCAAGGCTTCAAGGATCGTGTATGCAGCCAGGGGACTTGACGTAATTGATTTTGGCACCCGCCGTGCTCATGGCCCACAGGCTGGCGTTCTTGCAGCAAGATCCAGTTTTATTGGTGGCTGCAAAAGCACCTCAAATGTTTTTGCATCCCGTAAATTAGGCATACCTGCCGTTGGAACCATGGCCCATTCTTGGGTTATGGCTTTTGAAAATGAATTGGATTCTTTCTTTAAATTCCATGAGGCATTCCCTGACAACACAATACTGCTCATCGATACTTACGATACCCTGAAAGGAGCAAAGCATGTTGTGAACATCGGCCGGGAATTAAAGGGAGTTCGAATAGATAGTGGTGATCTGGTAAAGCTCAGCAAAGAAGTACGGAGAATTTTAGATGCTGAAGGATTACAACATGTTAAAATCTTTGCCAGTGGCGACTTGAACGAGTACCGAATAGATGACATCCTTCGGAAAGGCGCACCTGTTGATTCCTTCGGGGTTGGAACAGAAATGGTAACGTCAAAAGACGCACCTGCACTGGGCGGGGTTTATAAATTAGTAGAACAAATACATAGCTCAAAATGCTTACCAAGAATGAAATTCAGTAAGGAAAAAAGCACATACCCTTATAAAAAGCAGGTACATCGTATTCTTGATACGGATAATAAATTTGTAAAAGATATCATCAGTCTTGAAAATGAAGAGACGGAAGGAATACCTCTCCTTATACCCGTTATGAAAAATGGTAATTTATGCTATGATCTGCCGTCAATCTCAGAAGTCCAGCGCACTGCACTGGAAAACCTTGCCCATTTACCAGAACCTTTCAAGCGTTTTACCGGTGCGGAAACCTACCCCATATTGAAAAGCCAGGGGCTTGAGACAAAGAAAAAGGATGCCGAAAAAATACTAAGAAATCTTAATATTTATACATAG
- a CDS encoding NAD+ synthase, with product MKIALAQINQIIGDFRKNTEKICSYMRLAKEQGANLVVFPELAVTGYPPRDLLDIPSFIDQNLKALNKIVHRTSDISAIIGFVDKNKRPYGKLIHNAAALIQDQKIISVHHKTLLPTYDVFDEHRYFEPAHTVFPSKWMDHTLGISICEDIWNDEEFWPRPLYESDPIGNLILQKANIIINISSSPFTVEKHEKIRLPMLIHDALKYKVPLIYVNQVGGNDELVFDGNSTVINAEGKIIAQAAAFEEDLIIVDIENPAIQRQPKIYTPVEAVYKALIMGLRDYVEKCGFQKVVIGLSGGIDSAVTAALAVEALGNDKILGVLMPSQFSSQKSIDDAISLGKNLSISHKIISIKKIFKTYLNTLKEEFKGTPFDVTEENLQARIRSNIIMAFSNKFGYLVLTTGNKSELAVGYCTLYGDMSGGLALISDVPKTMVYDLAGYINREKEIIPLGIIARAPSAELKPNQFDQDTLPPYDILDGILKAYIEDSRNITEIVHMGYDEEIVRSIVHKVKKNEYKRRQAAPGIKVTSKAFGSGRRMPIAHNFSC from the coding sequence ATGAAAATTGCGTTGGCCCAGATTAACCAGATAATTGGGGATTTCCGGAAAAATACTGAAAAAATTTGTTCTTACATGCGCCTGGCAAAGGAGCAGGGCGCAAACCTTGTTGTCTTCCCGGAATTGGCTGTTACCGGCTATCCACCGAGAGATCTTCTGGATATCCCGTCATTCATTGATCAGAATTTAAAGGCATTAAACAAGATTGTTCACAGGACATCCGATATTTCAGCCATCATAGGTTTTGTCGACAAAAACAAACGCCCCTACGGTAAACTTATACATAATGCAGCAGCACTTATTCAGGATCAGAAGATTATCTCCGTCCATCATAAAACACTCCTGCCAACCTACGACGTCTTTGACGAACACCGCTATTTTGAACCGGCACATACTGTTTTTCCTTCAAAATGGATGGACCATACCCTGGGTATCTCTATTTGTGAAGACATTTGGAATGATGAGGAATTCTGGCCACGCCCCTTATATGAATCCGACCCTATCGGGAACCTGATCCTTCAAAAGGCCAACATCATTATAAATATCTCTTCATCACCTTTTACCGTAGAAAAACACGAAAAAATAAGACTACCCATGCTCATCCATGATGCTTTGAAATACAAAGTCCCCCTCATTTATGTGAATCAGGTCGGAGGTAACGACGAACTTGTTTTTGATGGAAATAGTACCGTAATAAACGCAGAAGGCAAAATTATTGCACAAGCAGCAGCTTTTGAAGAGGATTTAATAATCGTTGACATCGAAAATCCAGCAATACAAAGGCAACCGAAAATCTACACCCCTGTTGAGGCTGTTTACAAAGCCTTAATCATGGGCCTTCGGGATTATGTGGAAAAATGCGGGTTTCAGAAAGTAGTTATCGGTCTCAGCGGAGGTATCGATTCCGCTGTTACAGCAGCGCTGGCTGTAGAAGCATTAGGAAACGATAAGATTTTAGGAGTACTTATGCCATCTCAATTCTCTTCACAAAAGAGTATCGACGATGCCATATCATTGGGAAAAAACCTTTCTATTTCTCATAAAATAATATCAATTAAAAAAATATTCAAAACATATCTGAACACCTTAAAGGAGGAATTTAAAGGAACACCATTTGATGTTACGGAAGAAAATTTACAGGCACGCATTCGCAGTAATATTATCATGGCTTTTTCCAACAAATTTGGATATCTTGTTTTGACCACCGGGAATAAATCAGAATTAGCCGTAGGCTATTGCACCCTCTACGGGGATATGAGCGGCGGGCTTGCCTTAATTTCTGATGTTCCGAAAACTATGGTTTATGATTTAGCCGGATATATTAATCGGGAGAAAGAAATTATTCCGCTGGGTATTATTGCAAGAGCTCCTTCGGCGGAATTAAAACCAAATCAATTTGACCAGGATACCCTTCCGCCTTATGACATTCTGGATGGTATCCTGAAGGCATATATCGAAGACTCCAGGAACATTACAGAAATTGTGCATATGGGATATGATGAAGAAATTGTGCGTAGTATTGTGCACAAAGTAAAAAAAAATGAATACAAAAGAAGACAGGCAGCACCTGGTATTAAGGTAACATCAAAGGCATTTGGGTCAGGCAGGCGAATGCCTATTGCTCATAATTTTAGCTGTTAA